In Phoenix dactylifera cultivar Barhee BC4 chromosome 11, palm_55x_up_171113_PBpolish2nd_filt_p, whole genome shotgun sequence, the following are encoded in one genomic region:
- the LOC103706798 gene encoding elongator complex protein 2 isoform X2 has protein sequence MHKKGVTCLTGMMISHTVAIFASTSSDGIVLVWKMVLPSTAGVDCKVSCLESLSVGSKPMVALSLAELPGNTGTTEDLVLAMGGLDQKVHLYCSDQTGKFVRACELKGHTDWIRSLDFSSPVCLGSENKNLFLVSSSQDRSIRIWKMVSHVSSANSELPSKREDIGLTSYIEGPIFVIGSTCYQVSLESLLIGHEDWVYSVEWQPPLMLNGSEYRQPMSILSASMDKTMMIWRPERTTGIWINAVTVGELSHSALGFYGGHWAPDGESILAHGYGGSFHMWRNIGMDAENWQPQKVPSGHFASVSDVAWARSGEYLLSVSYDQTTRIFAPWRNEIWLGNKASWHEIARPQVHGHDINCVAIIQGTGNHRFVCGADEKVARVFEAPLSFLQTLNHANFQKSSCINDFPEGVQILGANMSALGLSQKPIYAHADSEAPSRLHNDMPDSLETIPDAVPTVLTEPPVEEKLAWHTLWPESHKLYGHGNELLSLCCDHEGKLVASSCKSQSATVAEIWLWLVGSWKAVGRLQSHSLTVTQMEFSHDDSFLLSVSRDRQFSVFSIKKSGEGASHQLIAKHEAHKRIIWACSWNPFGHEFATGSRDKTVKIWAIENGSSVKQLMTLPQFRDSVTALSWVGRDPACNAGLLAVGMDNGLIELWSLSGGRPATACGSELLPFSAVLAVRFDPFLCHISTVRRLAWRNFDDSDSRALQLASCGADHCVRVFEVHCR, from the exons ATGCATAAGAAGGGTGTTACATGTCTTACTGGCATGATGATTTCTCATActgttgctatatttgcttccaCCTCTTCGGATGGTATTGTTCTTGTGTGGAAAATGGTTCTTCCGTCTACTGCAGGGG TTGACTGTAAAGTTTCTTGCCTGGAGTCTCTTTCTGTGGGTTCAAAACCTATGGTTGCATTGTCGTTAGCAGAACTACCAGGAAATACTGGGACCACAGAGGATTTGGTTTTGGCAATGGGAGGGTTAGACCAGAAGGTTCATCTTTACTGCAGTGATCAGACTGGGAAG TTTGTTCGTGCTTGTGAACTGAAAGGACACACAGACTGGATCAGAAGTTTGGACTTTTCATCACCTGTTTGTTTAGGGAGTGAAAATAAAAACCTTTTCCTTGTAAGTTCATCTCAGGACAGAAGCATACGCATATGGAAGATGGTGTCTCATGTTTCTTCTGCTAATTCTGAGCTGCCATCCAAGAGAGAAGATATCGGCTTGACATCATATATTGAAGGTCCTATATTTGTTATTGGTTCTACCTGCTATCAGGTTTCCCTTGAGTCTCTGCTTATTGGTCATGAAGATTGGGTGTATTCAGTTGAATGGCAACCTCCTTTGATGCTAAATGGGAGTGAGTATCGTCAGCCCATGAGCATTTTATCTGCATCTATGGACAAAACAATGATGATATGGAGACCTGAACGAACCACTGGTATCTGGATAAATGCGGTGACTGTTGGTGAATTAAGTCACTCTGCCTTGGGTTTTTATGGTGGCCATTGGGCCCCTGATGGTGAATCAATTCTTGCTCATGGTTATGGTGGATCTTTTCACATGTGGAGAAATATTGGCATGGATGCTGAAAATTGGCAACCACAGAAAGTTCCCTCTGGCCATTTTGCTTCTGTGTCTGATGTTGCATGGGCCAGATCTGGTGAATATCTACTGTCTGTTAGCTATGACCAG ACTACTCGTATTTTTGCACCATGGAGAAATGAAATATGGCTTGGGAATAAGGCTTCTTGGCATGAAATTGCCCGTCCACAAGTTCATGGACACGATATTAACTGTGTGGCCATTATACAAGGGACTGGAAACCACCGATTTGTTTGTGGTGCTGATGAAAAAGTTGCTAGAGTATTTGAAGCTCCTTTATCATTTTTGCAAACCCTTAACCATGCAAATTTCCAAAAGTCTAGCTGCATCAATGATTTTCCGGAAGGTGTACAGATCTTGGGTGCAAACATGTCTGCTCTTGGACTATCACAAAAGCCTATTTATGCCCATG CTGACAGTGAAGCCCCCAGCAGGCTCCATAATGATATGCCAGACTCTCTGGAGACAATTCCTGATGCAGTGCCTACTGTTTTGACTGAGCCTCCTGTCGAGGAAAAactagcatggcatacattgtGGCCTGAATCCCATAAGCTTTATGGCCATGGGAATGAGCTATTATCTCTATGTTGTGACCATGAGGGGAAGCTTGTCGCTTCGTCATGCAAG TCACAGTCAGCAACAGTTGCAGAAATATGGCTATGGCTGGTCGGATCATGGAAGGCAGTTGGTCGCTTGCAATCTCACAGCCTAACAGTCACACAGATGGAGTTTTCTCATGATGACTCTTTTCTCCTGTCTGTTTCAAGGGATCGACAGTTCTCAGTCTTCTCGATCAAGAAATCTG GGGAAGGAGCAAGCCATCAACTGATCGCCAAGCATGAGGCACACAAGAGAATCATATGGGCATGCTCATGGAACCCCTTTGGCCATGAATTTGCAACAGGGTCAAGGGACAAGACCGTCAAGATTTGGGCTATTGAGAATGGGTCTTCTGTCAAGCAGCTTATGACCTTGCCTCAGTTCCGAGACAGCGTTACAGCCTTATCTTGGGTTGGCCGTGACCCTGCCTGCAATGCTGGGCTTCTTGCTGTGGGGATGGACAATGGGCTTATAGAACTCTGGAGTCTCTCTGGTGGTAGACCTGCTACTGCTTGTGGCTCGGAGCTCTTACCATTTAGCGCTGTCCTTGCAGTTCGGTTTGATCCTTTCTTGTGCCACATTTCAACGGTGCGCCGCTTAGCATGGAGGAACTTCGACGATAGTGATTCAAGGGCGTTGCAGCTAgcttcttgtggtgcagatcaCTGTGTTAGGGTGTTTGAGGTGCATTGCCGTTGA
- the LOC103706798 gene encoding elongator complex protein 2 isoform X1, whose product MAPSAGDGYVEVERVFIGAGCNRIVNNVSWGPSGMAAFGAQNAVAIFCPKSAQILTTLPGHKAVVNCTQWLPSSKDASKVKDLEMHYLLSGSADGAIMVWEVHLKQREWRRVLQVPEMHKKGVTCLTGMMISHTVAIFASTSSDGIVLVWKMVLPSTAGVDCKVSCLESLSVGSKPMVALSLAELPGNTGTTEDLVLAMGGLDQKVHLYCSDQTGKFVRACELKGHTDWIRSLDFSSPVCLGSENKNLFLVSSSQDRSIRIWKMVSHVSSANSELPSKREDIGLTSYIEGPIFVIGSTCYQVSLESLLIGHEDWVYSVEWQPPLMLNGSEYRQPMSILSASMDKTMMIWRPERTTGIWINAVTVGELSHSALGFYGGHWAPDGESILAHGYGGSFHMWRNIGMDAENWQPQKVPSGHFASVSDVAWARSGEYLLSVSYDQTTRIFAPWRNEIWLGNKASWHEIARPQVHGHDINCVAIIQGTGNHRFVCGADEKVARVFEAPLSFLQTLNHANFQKSSCINDFPEGVQILGANMSALGLSQKPIYAHADSEAPSRLHNDMPDSLETIPDAVPTVLTEPPVEEKLAWHTLWPESHKLYGHGNELLSLCCDHEGKLVASSCKSQSATVAEIWLWLVGSWKAVGRLQSHSLTVTQMEFSHDDSFLLSVSRDRQFSVFSIKKSGEGASHQLIAKHEAHKRIIWACSWNPFGHEFATGSRDKTVKIWAIENGSSVKQLMTLPQFRDSVTALSWVGRDPACNAGLLAVGMDNGLIELWSLSGGRPATACGSELLPFSAVLAVRFDPFLCHISTVRRLAWRNFDDSDSRALQLASCGADHCVRVFEVHCR is encoded by the exons atgGCTCCTTCCGCGGGAGACGGATACGTGGAGGTGGAGCGGGTTTTCATCGGCGCAGGTTGCAATAGAATCGTGAACAACGTTTCTTGGGGCCCTTCGGGCATGGCCGCCTTCGGCGCTCAGAACGCAGTCGCCATCTTCTGCCCCAAG AGTGCTCAGATTTTGACTACGCTTCCCGGGCACAAGGCCGTGGTCAATTGCACGCAGTGGCTTCCAAGCAGTAAAGATGCATCCAAAG TTAAAGATTTAGAGATGCATTATCTGCTCTCAGGAAGTGCTGATGGTGCTATCATGGTGTGGGAGGTACACCTCAAGCAAAGAGAG TGGAGACGTGTTTTGCAAGTTCCAGAAATGCATAAGAAGGGTGTTACATGTCTTACTGGCATGATGATTTCTCATActgttgctatatttgcttccaCCTCTTCGGATGGTATTGTTCTTGTGTGGAAAATGGTTCTTCCGTCTACTGCAGGGG TTGACTGTAAAGTTTCTTGCCTGGAGTCTCTTTCTGTGGGTTCAAAACCTATGGTTGCATTGTCGTTAGCAGAACTACCAGGAAATACTGGGACCACAGAGGATTTGGTTTTGGCAATGGGAGGGTTAGACCAGAAGGTTCATCTTTACTGCAGTGATCAGACTGGGAAG TTTGTTCGTGCTTGTGAACTGAAAGGACACACAGACTGGATCAGAAGTTTGGACTTTTCATCACCTGTTTGTTTAGGGAGTGAAAATAAAAACCTTTTCCTTGTAAGTTCATCTCAGGACAGAAGCATACGCATATGGAAGATGGTGTCTCATGTTTCTTCTGCTAATTCTGAGCTGCCATCCAAGAGAGAAGATATCGGCTTGACATCATATATTGAAGGTCCTATATTTGTTATTGGTTCTACCTGCTATCAGGTTTCCCTTGAGTCTCTGCTTATTGGTCATGAAGATTGGGTGTATTCAGTTGAATGGCAACCTCCTTTGATGCTAAATGGGAGTGAGTATCGTCAGCCCATGAGCATTTTATCTGCATCTATGGACAAAACAATGATGATATGGAGACCTGAACGAACCACTGGTATCTGGATAAATGCGGTGACTGTTGGTGAATTAAGTCACTCTGCCTTGGGTTTTTATGGTGGCCATTGGGCCCCTGATGGTGAATCAATTCTTGCTCATGGTTATGGTGGATCTTTTCACATGTGGAGAAATATTGGCATGGATGCTGAAAATTGGCAACCACAGAAAGTTCCCTCTGGCCATTTTGCTTCTGTGTCTGATGTTGCATGGGCCAGATCTGGTGAATATCTACTGTCTGTTAGCTATGACCAG ACTACTCGTATTTTTGCACCATGGAGAAATGAAATATGGCTTGGGAATAAGGCTTCTTGGCATGAAATTGCCCGTCCACAAGTTCATGGACACGATATTAACTGTGTGGCCATTATACAAGGGACTGGAAACCACCGATTTGTTTGTGGTGCTGATGAAAAAGTTGCTAGAGTATTTGAAGCTCCTTTATCATTTTTGCAAACCCTTAACCATGCAAATTTCCAAAAGTCTAGCTGCATCAATGATTTTCCGGAAGGTGTACAGATCTTGGGTGCAAACATGTCTGCTCTTGGACTATCACAAAAGCCTATTTATGCCCATG CTGACAGTGAAGCCCCCAGCAGGCTCCATAATGATATGCCAGACTCTCTGGAGACAATTCCTGATGCAGTGCCTACTGTTTTGACTGAGCCTCCTGTCGAGGAAAAactagcatggcatacattgtGGCCTGAATCCCATAAGCTTTATGGCCATGGGAATGAGCTATTATCTCTATGTTGTGACCATGAGGGGAAGCTTGTCGCTTCGTCATGCAAG TCACAGTCAGCAACAGTTGCAGAAATATGGCTATGGCTGGTCGGATCATGGAAGGCAGTTGGTCGCTTGCAATCTCACAGCCTAACAGTCACACAGATGGAGTTTTCTCATGATGACTCTTTTCTCCTGTCTGTTTCAAGGGATCGACAGTTCTCAGTCTTCTCGATCAAGAAATCTG GGGAAGGAGCAAGCCATCAACTGATCGCCAAGCATGAGGCACACAAGAGAATCATATGGGCATGCTCATGGAACCCCTTTGGCCATGAATTTGCAACAGGGTCAAGGGACAAGACCGTCAAGATTTGGGCTATTGAGAATGGGTCTTCTGTCAAGCAGCTTATGACCTTGCCTCAGTTCCGAGACAGCGTTACAGCCTTATCTTGGGTTGGCCGTGACCCTGCCTGCAATGCTGGGCTTCTTGCTGTGGGGATGGACAATGGGCTTATAGAACTCTGGAGTCTCTCTGGTGGTAGACCTGCTACTGCTTGTGGCTCGGAGCTCTTACCATTTAGCGCTGTCCTTGCAGTTCGGTTTGATCCTTTCTTGTGCCACATTTCAACGGTGCGCCGCTTAGCATGGAGGAACTTCGACGATAGTGATTCAAGGGCGTTGCAGCTAgcttcttgtggtgcagatcaCTGTGTTAGGGTGTTTGAGGTGCATTGCCGTTGA